Within the Mus caroli chromosome 10, CAROLI_EIJ_v1.1, whole genome shotgun sequence genome, the region agacagatttttaaattaatagttacttttgtgtgtgtgtgcacaagtgtgcaagctcccacagaggccagaagacgatGTTGGATCATCACCCCACACCTCACATCCAAAGCTGCCGTGaaaggcagttgtaagctgtcagATATGAGGGCTGGCTGGCGTGGATATGGCATGGATATGAGGGCTGGcgtggaacctgggtcctctaaaagggcagcaagtgctctccacctttgagccatctctccagcccacagcagCCAGACCTTGGAGGCCCTCATTCTTGGAACGGTCTGGCTCATTGTTGCTTTTCTCAACTGGACGTGATTATGGACAAGAAGTACAGAGCTTTAGTGGCCAGTTAAATGCATCTGGAAAGTGCCCCCCGGGGGGGGTTACattctaattaattaataattacatTCTAATTAATCTATGCTTTTGAAGGCTAGTCGGCCTTTCCTTCTTGTCCTTTGTCAAAGAgaaggtttttgtgtgtgtgtttgttttggcaGAAATGGAGACGGACCCCAGGGCTTCACTTCTGCCACACGAGCaccctaccactgaactacacttCCAGCTCAAACGTACCCTTTTAAAGTGTGGCAAGACGCTAGCTGGACACAAAGCAAGACTGTACAAATCAGAAGCTATTGCTCCTGATTACATATTGGTTAAGGCTTGTTGGAACTGGAGAAAATCTGTAAAGGATGTAGGCCTTTGGCAACACTTTGAAGGATGCATCCTGGAAAACTTAGCAGcgtgttgttgttgctttgtgcCCCACTCAGGATTGAAGCAGGGCCTTGTTCGGGTTGGGTGAGCTCTGACACTGAGCTATGTCTCAGTCCCTGCTGCTCTGACATCTGTATGTACAAGGGTGTTTAGAACAGCCACACATTATAAGTAACCTACTGGTCCAGTGTGGAGAACCGTTTAAATCATTGAATACACATGTGAAATACTGTGTGAGAATTTAAAGGAATTGTATACTTTATAGCTGCAAGTACAAAATTATGTCCATGATGTGACCTTTTAAATCACacgtaatttaaaaaattaatcatttgtAACAAAAAGGAGATGACTATGCATTCAAATATTTACAGTTTTACCTACATAGTACAAATATaggtgttttcatttttacttctccACCTTTGTCACAGTATTTTATCATTAGGGGGGAAAATCAGGAAAGAGTAGATAAGAGATCGGGGCTTAAGTGATTAAAGTAAATATGTGAGTTGGACAGGACGTCCCAGACCCTGCCTGTCCGGCCTGTCACCAGACACTCAAGCTGCTATCAGGAGCACTTTATTCTGTCAAAGTGACTGGCTTTTGTCACCGAATTCCGGGTTATAAAGAGAGGGTAGAAGGGTTCCCGAGCAGCGAGCAGAGCCAGCCCACTTCCTGACAGAGTTGGTGGGCAGGGGCTCGCCCTGCAGCCCGTTTCACATGGGGAACACCATCCGGGCCCTCGTGGCTTTCATCCCCAGCGACCGCTGCCAGAGTTATGTGGTGGGAGACCTCCGGGAGATGCCCCTGGACAGGATGGTGGATCTGAGCGGGAGCCAGCTGCGTCGCTTCCCACTGCACGTGTGCTCCTTCACGGAGCTGGTGAAGCTCTACCTCAGCGACAACCACCTTCACAGCCTGCCTCCCGACCTGGCACAGCTGCAGAACCTGCAGATCCTGGCCTTGGATTTCAACAACTTCAAAGCTCTCCCCCGGGTGGTATGTACCTTGAAACAGCTCTGCATCCTCTACCTGGGCAATAACAAACTCTGTGACCTCCCGGATGAGCTCAGCCTGCTCCAGAACCTACGGACCCTGTGGCTCGAGTCCAACTGCCTCACCCGGCTGCCCGATGTGGTGTGTGAGCTGAGTCTCCTTAAAACCCTGCATGCCGGTTCCAACGCCTTACGTCTGCTGCCCGGCCAGCTCAGGCGCCTGCGCGAGCTCAGGACCATCTGGCTCTCTGGCAATCAGCTAGCTGACTTCCCCTCGGTACTGCTTCGCATGCCCTTTCTGGAGGTGATCGACGTGGATCGCAACAGTATCCGCTACTTCCCCAGCCTGGACCACTTGACAAATCTGAAGCTGGTCATCTATGACCACAATCCTTGCAGAAATGCCCCCAAGGTGGGCAAAGGGGTTCGCCGTGTTGGGAGATGGGCAGAGGAGACACCAGAGCCTGACCCCAGAAAAGCTAGGCGGTACGCACTGGCCAAGGAAGAGAATCAAGAgccacctcctccccttcttccttccagctCTTGAGCAGCTGCAGTTGAAGGCCAATTCAAAGGTTACCCAACTGCTCCGAAGGCATCTcatgagagaggaagggatggtCCTGGCTCATCCCAGGGCTGATGGAGAGCCAGGTGAGATGCTGTAAAGGAATAGGGCGAAGAAAACATTTCCAGCCCCCAGCACCTCTTCCTAGCGGAAGGTGTGTGCTGTTGCTGGCCTGGAATCCAGGGTGACTGTCACTCCTGTGCCAGAAGCAGCTCCTTCACACGGGCTATTTTGAAACACCAAAGAGCAAGACCGGCCACAGCGCGCTTCCACCACGCAGAACTAGCTGGTCACAAGGCTGGTGAGTGCTTCAAAGACTGTATTtgctaaaataaagaaaacaagctgCTCAGTGGTCTGACTCTAGCTCGCATACATGCCTCTTTCCTTCCCGTGAACTTCTGCATAGTACCAATGTACTGCTGTTACTAATTTGGTTCCTGAAAGGGACAACTCTACCTACTCAGTCTTGATtcgaaggaaaataaaaaaacaaagctgtGGTCACACAGCCTgagccccacccccccatcctacccccacccccgggcGCACTTTAGCCCCTGCTGTAAACGCTACAAAGAAGCCTTTCCCTGaagctctgcctcccaacttcCCAGTGGTTCAAGCCGgttccattcattttcccatAAGGTTTGACCTAAAGTCCGCTCAGTTTACTGTCATCTGAAAAGCCAAGCCTTTTTTTCCTCTAGACAGCCTCCTGATTCCTAGGGTGAGGGGCAGGCTGCCCCCCAGAACAGAGCCATGCCTCCCGAGAGTCACACTTTGTTAAAGGTAGACCGTAAAAATCAGCTCACCTAAAACAAGTGTCTGAGTTTGAAGTGGAGGTCTCAGCTTTTATCTTGgcctttttttttatcataatttgttcgggtttttttgtttgtttgtttgtttttttgttttttttttgtttgtttgtttttcgagacagggtttctctgtgtagccctggctgtcctggaactcactttgtagaccaggctggcctcgaactcagaaatccgcctgcctctgcctcccgagtgctgggattaaaggcgtgcgccaccacgcccggctttgttcgGGTTTTTGTTCATAGGGTCTGTTGACTGTCTACAAACGTAGATATTTCGAATGTATCACAAGTGCATAAATTACTAAATTACTGTCAGTATATGAATAACCTTTTCAAAACACCAGGGCAAAAATTGTCATCTTAACTAAGACAAGCCATCCTGAGGTTTTATAAAGAACCATGGGAGGACCGACCTTCACGAGCCCAGTTCTGGAATGTCAGAATCCTTTCAGAAATACTGCTGGCTAAGTCAGAGGAGGTCCTGGAGTGTCACCAAACCTTGTCACCACCTCTCTGGTGCAGAACATCGGCAGCCCAGTGATCAGACCGTCAAGGACGCCTTTAATCATTAAATGGAGTAGTTTATACCATAGGGACAGATTTCTCCTTACAGCTACGAGTGCATATTCCTACTAGATTGCTagaatgggttttgttgttgttgtttggttttggttttttttttttttttttttttttttttttttttttttttttttttgtctattcttTTTCAGGTAACTGAAGCCATACTCAGCTGATTCTAAATGCAATTGGCAAACAAGAATTTGCCTTCCAAGGACACTTCTGCTATAGCAGTTTACAGGTTGCTTTTTTGCCCAGTCTTCCATCTGTCTAAAGATGAACAGGCCTGTCTTCTGCAGCATAAGCTGCAGTCCACAGCCTTGAGTTGAAGCTAACCGACCAGAGTTCCCATCGGGCATGCAGCTGCTCTTATAGATCACTAGCATTTGGAGTATAGCCAAAtcgttctttgttttttgtttttttttctaaatcagtaaGCTTGcaacattcattttgtttttgctgcCAAAAAATTGTTTCCACTCTTAAGCTTTCAATCATGTTTATATggtatttacatttctttcaatttagtggttctcaaccttcctaatggtgtgaccctttagtacagttcatgttgtggtgacctccaaccataaaattatttttgttgctacttcataacaacAGTTATTTTGCTGTTacgaattataatgtaaatattttggggGACAGAGGTTTACCAAAGGAGTTCGTGAGCTGAGAGCCATCTTCTGGTGGTCTTAGAGATACTAAGATCTCATCAgcaaaataaggaagaaaggctGAAGCACCGAGTGTTAGTTATTGTTCTTCTGGATTTTCAGTCAGGAAACCCAAAGCACTGAAGGAAATCCCTTGCAGACCATCCCAGGTGGGGATGAAGGGAGGCCAGGTCTTCCCTACCGACCTCTCCTCAGTTATCAGAGATGAGTATGGACTCGTACCAGCTtttacttgacacaagctagatatcgcttgggaagagggaacctcagctgagaaaacgcctccaccagattggcctgtgggcaagcttgtgtggcattctcttgattaatggttgGTGTTGGGGAGCCCAGTTCACTAGGGAAGGTACCACTCCCGGGTCCTGGGTACTATAGGGAAGTGAATGAAGCCACGAGAAGAAAGCCGGCCAGCaccactcctccatggcttctgcttcaggttcTCCTGACTTCCCTCCCTTGGGGATGGAGttatgtgttttatcacagcaataaaaactccAGGACACAGCtaacttgttttgagacagcctcaATATGATGTCTCAGCTGAACTCAAAGCTTAGACTCCTACCGTGCCTACCCACTTACCTTTAACATTTGTTAGGGAAATAAATAGACCACCAAGCTTTTCTATTTTGCCCTAAGTGGCATACCACTGTAAATTGTAATTTTGTACTCCACAGGTGGGGTTTACCAGActagcacatacctgtaaccccagcactcaggaggctaaggcacaGCTAAGTCAGTCTCAAACTCAGGGGTTAGGGAGGGGCATGGCTTTTGCCTTGAGTTGAAAACACCTTAAGAGCACAGGCCACAGCCATCA harbors:
- the Lrrc10 gene encoding leucine-rich repeat-containing protein 10, yielding MGNTIRALVAFIPSDRCQSYVVGDLREMPLDRMVDLSGSQLRRFPLHVCSFTELVKLYLSDNHLHSLPPDLAQLQNLQILALDFNNFKALPRVVCTLKQLCILYLGNNKLCDLPDELSLLQNLRTLWLESNCLTRLPDVVCELSLLKTLHAGSNALRLLPGQLRRLRELRTIWLSGNQLADFPSVLLRMPFLEVIDVDRNSIRYFPSLDHLTNLKLVIYDHNPCRNAPKVGKGVRRVGRWAEETPEPDPRKARRYALAKEENQEPPPPLLPSSS